DNA from Pseudomonas mendocina:
CTACCCAGGATCAGGCCGCTGCCGCCATCGCCGCCGCCGGTATTCCAGTATTCGCCTGGAAAGGCGAGACCGAAGAAGAGTACGAGTGGTGCATCGAGCAGACCATCCTCAAGGACGGTCAGCCGTGGGACGCCAACATGGTGCTGGACGACGGCGGTGACCTGACCGAAATCCTGCACAAGAAATACCCGCAGATGCTCGAGCGCATCCACGGTGTCACCGAAGAGACCACCACCGGCGTGCACCGCCTGCTCGACATGCTCAAGGCCGGCACCTTGAAAGTCCCGGCGATCAACGTCAACGACGCGGTCACCAAGAGCAAGAACGACAACAAGTACGGCTGCCGCCACAGCCTCAACGATGCCATCAAGCGCGGCACCGACCACCTGCTGTCCGGCAAGCAGGCGCTGGTCATCGGCTACGGTGACGTGGGCAAGGGGTCAGCCCAGTCGCTGCGTCAGGAAGGCATGATCGTCAAGGTTTCCGAAGTCGACCCGATCTGCGCCATGCAGGCCTGCATGGACGGCTTCGAGCTGGTTTCCCCGTACAAGAACGGCATCAATGACGGCACCGAAGCCAGCATCGACGCCGCACTGCTGGGCAAGATCGACCTGATCGTCACCACCACCGGCAACGTCAACGTGTGCGACGCCGGCATGCTCAAGGCGCTGAAGAAACGTGCTGTGGTGTGCAACATCGGTCACTTCGACAACGAAATCGACACCGCCTTCATGCGCAAGAACTGGGCCTGGGAAGAGGTCAAGCCGCAGGTGCACAAGATCCACCGCACCGGCGCCGGCAGCTTCGATCCGACCAACGACGACTACCTGATCCTGCTGGCCGAAGGCCGCCTGGTGAACCTGGGCAACGCCACCGGCCACCCGAGCCGCATCATGGACGGCTCGTTCGCCAACCAGGTACTGGCGCAGATCTTCCTGTTCGAACAGAAGTTCGCCGACCTCTCCGCCGAGAAGAAGGCCGAGCGTCTGACCGTCGAAGTGCTGCCGAAGAAGCTGGACGAAGAAGTGGCGCTGGAGATGGTCAAGGGTTTCGGTGGCGTGGTCACCCAACTGACCAAGCAGCAGGCCGATTACATCGGCGTGACCGTGGAAGGCCCGTTCAAGCCGGACACCTACCGCTACTGATCCACAACCGTAGGGTGGGTTAGCCGCGCAGCGGCGTAACCCACCAGCCATTTCACAGGTGGGTTACGCCTACGGCCAACCCACCCTACGGGGCTTTCCCATGTCACAAGAACGCCGTTACAGCTTCGAGTTCTTCCCGACCAAGACCGAAGCCGGGCACGAAAAACTGCTCAACGTGGCGCGCCAGCTGGCGAGCTACAACCCAGACTTCTTCTCCTGCACCTACGGTGCCGGAGGCTCCACTCGTGACCGCACCGTCAATACCGTGCTGCAACTCGATGGCGACGTGAAGGTGCCGACCGCACCGCACCTGTCCTGCGTCGGTGACAGCAAGGTCGAACTGCGCGAGCTGCTCAACCTGTATCGCAACGCCGGCATCAAGCGCATCGTCGCCCTGCGCGGCGACCTGCCGTCGGGCATGGGCATGGCCAGCGGCGAGCTGCGTTATGCCAACGAGCTGGTCGAATTCATCCGCACCGAGACCGGTGAGCACTTCCATATCGAAATCGCCGCCTATCCGGAAATGCATCCGCAGGCACGCAACTTCGAGGACGACATCGCCAACTTCGTGCGCAAGGCCAAGGCCGGGGCCAACAGCGCCATCACCCAGTACTTCTTCAACGCCGACAGCTACTTCTACTTCGTCGAGCGTGTACAGAAACTAGGTGTGGATATCCCGGTGGTGCCGGGCATCATGCCGATCACCAACTACAGCAAGCTGGCACGCTTCTCCGACGCCTGCGGCGCGGAAATTCCGCGCTGGGTACGCAAGCAGCTGGAAGCCTACGGCGATGACATCGACAGCATCCAGGCCTTCGGTGAACAGGTGATCAGCGAAATGTGCGAACGCCTGCTCGCGGGTGGCGCACCTGGCCTGCACTTCTATACCCTGAACCAGGCCGACCCCAGCCTGGCCATCTGGAACAATCTCAAGCTGCCACGCTAAGGCCGCTTACTCACAGGCTGTCCGCCACGGGCAGCCTGCTCGCTTTACCCTCCCGCCTTGCCGCCGAAGGATCGCCCGTCATGCTCAAACGCTCCAAGATCAACGCCTCCGTCAGCCCCAAGGGCAGCCTGGAAACCCTCTCGCAACGTGAAGTGCAGCAACTGCGCGAAACTGGCTCTGGCAGCGTTTATCGCCTGTTCCGTCAATGCGCGCTGGCGATCCTCAATACCGGCTCGCATAGCGACAACGCCAAGACCATTCTCGAAGCCTACCCGGACTTCGAAGTGAAGATTCACCAGCAGGATCGTGGCATCCGCCTGGAACTGCTCAACGCACCGGCCGATGCCTTCGTCGACGGCGAAATGATCGCCAGCACCCGCGAGATGCTGTTCAGCGCCCTGCGCGACATCGTCTACACGCAGAGCGAGCTGGAGAACAAACGCATCGATCTGGACAGCTCAGAAGGCATCACCGACTACGTCTTCCACCTGCTGCGCAACGCACGCACCCTGCGTACCGGGGTCGAACCGAAGATGGTGGTGTGCTGGGGCGGCCACTCGATCAGTACCGAGGAATACAAGTACACCAAGAAGGTCGGCCACGAGCTGGGCCTGCGTGGCCTGGACATCTGCACCGGCTGCGGGCCGGGCGTGATGAAGGGACCGATGAAGGGTGCCACCATCAGCCACGCCAAGCAGCGCAACCTCAAAGGCCGCTATCTGGGGCTGACCGAGCCCGGCATCATCGCCGCCGAGGCGCCGAACCCGATCGTCAACGAACTGGTGATCCTGCCGGACATCGAGAAACGCCTGGAGGCCTTCGTTCGCGTCGGCCACGGCATCATCATCTTCCCGGGCGGCGCCGGCACCGCAGAAGAGTTCCTCTATCTGCTGGGCATTCTCACCCACCCGGACAACCAGGATCTGCCCTTCCCGGTCATCCTCACCGGACCGAAGAGCGCCAGCACCTACCTGCAGCAGTTGCACGACTTCATCGGCGCGACTCTGGGTGAAGCCGCACAGCAACGCTACAGCATGATCGTCAACGACCCCTCCGAAGTCGCGCGCCAGATGCACATCGGCATTCGCGAGGTGGAGCGCTTCCGCCGCGAACGCAACGACGCCTTCCACTTCAACTGGCTGCTGAAGATCGACGAAAGCTTCCAGCACCCGTTCGAGCCCACTCACGAAGCGATGGCCAGCCTCAACCTGACCCGCGAGCAGCCATTGCACCATTTGGCTGCCAATCTGCGCCGCGCCTTCTCGGGCATCGTCGCAGGCAACGTCAAGGAGAATGGCATTCGCCTGATCGAGGAGCACGGCCCCTACGAGATTCGCGGCGAAGCGACCATCATGCGTCCGCTGGATCGCCTGCTACAGGCCTTCGTCGAACAACACCGAATGAAACTGCCGGGTGGTAGCGCCTATGAGCCCTGCTATCAGGTGATCGACTAAAGCCATCCCCCCGCCCTTTTACGGCATAGGTAAAGTAGCTAATCTGGCGCGATGCCATTACTCCAGCGCCAGATTATCGCCACCCTATTGCTGTGCTGTCTCGCCTTCACTGCCCGCGGTGAAACGCTGCGCCTGGTCACGGACGCCTGGGCGCCCTACGTCTATGAAGAAAACGGCCAAGCCACCGGCCTCGACTACGATATCAGCCGCGAGGTTCTGCGCCGCCTGGGTATCGACCTGGAGCTGCAATTCCTACCGTGGAAGCGCTGTCTGCTGGCCCTGGAGCAGGGGCACGCCGACGGCATTCTCGACATTTTCCACCTGCCTGAACGCGAAGCGCAGATGCTGTTCGTCGAAGAACCGCTGAGCGAAGTCGAGTTCGTGCTGTTCTACGCGCGCAACCGCCCTTATCCCTATCGCCGCCTGGAAGACCTGCGCGACCTGGTGATCGGTATCTCACCCGGCTACTGGTATAACGACGAGACATTCCGCACTTCCGCCCTGTTCAGCCGCGAGGAGGCGCCAACTCACGAGGCCAACCTGGGCAAGCTGGTGCGTCACCGGGTCGATCTGGTGGTCAACGACCGTCGCGCAGGCCTCTATCTGAGCACGCAGATGGGCCTGCAGCAGCAAGTCGACTACAACCGCAAAGCGGTCGGTCATGATCATATGTACCTGGCCCTGCGCCGCGATCCGGCCTTGCAACAGCTGGCCCGCGACTTCACTCGCGAATTGCGCCGTTTCCAACGCGAACCGGCCTATGCCCGCTTGCAACAACGCTATGCCAAGCCCCAACAACCAAAGCCGTGAACCAACCGACAGGCTGATAGGTGCGCAAGCCGCACGCTCTGTTATACTCGGGCCTTCCCGCCAGGCTTGCGCCCGGATGCTGGTGCTCAGAAGCCAGCAGTACCGGACGGGATCATGCCCCCCAAAGCGTGATTCAAGCCAGGCTCTACACCCCTAGGGCCACGCCCTCAATTAGTACAGGATTGCTCATGTCCTTTGCCTCCCTCGGTCTCTCCGAGGCTTTAGTCCGTGCGGTCGAATCCGCCGGCTACACCCAACCCACTCCGGTGCAACAGCGGGCCATTCCCGCCGTGTTGCAAGGTCGCGACCTGATGGTGGCGGCCCAGACGGGTACAGGTAAGACGGGCGGTTTCGCCCTGCCGATCCTCGAGCGCCTGTTCCCAGGTGGTCATCCGGATCGCGAACAACGCCACGGCCCGAAACAACCGCGTGTGCTGGTGCTGACCCCCACCCGCGAACTGGCCGCCCAGGTGCATGACAGCTTCAAGGTCTATGCCCGCGATTTGAAATTCGTCAGCGCCTGCATCTTCGGCGGCGTTGGCATGAACCCACAGGTTCAGGCTGTAGCCAAAGGCGTCGATGTTCTGGTGGCCTGCCCGGGTCGCCTGCTCGACCTGGCCAACCAGAAAGCCATCGACCTGTCGCACGTGGAAATTCTCGTACTCGATGAAGCCGACCGCATGCTCGACATGGGCTTCATCCACGACGTCAAGAAGGTGCTGGCCAAGCTGCCGACACAACGCCAGAACCTGCTGTTCTCGGCCACCTTCTCCAAAGACATCACCGACCTGGCCGGCAAGCTGCTGCACAACCCCGAGCGCATCGAGGTCACGCCGCCGAACACCACGGTCGAGCGCATCGAACAACGCGTGTTCCGCCTGGCTGCCAGCCACAAGCGCGCCCTACTCGCTCACCTGGTCACCCAGGGAGCCTGGGAACAGGTGCTGGTTTTCACCCGCACCAAGCATGGCGCCAACCGCCTGGCTGAGTACCTCGACAAGCACGGTCTGTCGGCTGCCGCGATCCATGGCAACAAGAGCCAGAACGCCCGCACCAAGGCCCTGGCCGATTTCAAGGCGAACAAGGTACGCATCCTGGTCGCCACCGATATCGCCGCCCGCGGCCTGGACATCGACCAACTGCCGCACGTGGTCAACTTCGAACTGCCCAACGTCGAGGAAGACTACGTTCACCGTATCGGCCGTACCGGCCGCGCCGGTCGTAGCGGTGAGGCCATCTCGCTGGTCGCCCCGGACGAAGAGAAGCTGCTCAAGGGCATCGAGCGGATGACCAAGCAGAAGATCCCCGACGGTGATCTGCTGGGCTTCGACGCCAGTGCCGTGGAAGCGGAACGCCCGGAAGTACGTGAGCCGCGTCAACCGCGCAATGCCGGGCAGAAGAAGCAGAAAGCCGAAGGCGGCGACAAGCCCAAGGGCGAGCGCAACAACGGCGGCCGCAGAGACAAGGGCAAGGACGGCGGCAAGGATCAGAAAGCCAAGCCGCAACAGCAAGGCCAGGGCCAGAACCGCCGTGGCCAGCAGCCTCGCAACCAGAATCGCGGTGCTGCCCCGGCCGTTCCTGCACTGCCGCCGGATCGTGACCCGGAAGAGTTCCTCGACGACGAAATCGACAATTTCGGTAACCGTGCCGACTACGTACCGGTGCAAAACAAGCCGCAAGGTCGCGGTCGTCGTTCAGGCGGTGCAGCCGGCAACGGCGCTGCTACGGGCCAGAAAGCCAACAGTAACAACCGGCAACCGCGCAACAACGCAGGCGGCAACCCAGGCACCCCCGGCAAGAATCGACGTCAGGGTGGCCAGGGCGGTCAAGGCCGTAACGGCGGTGGTCGCGGCCGACCAGCGCATGATGGGCGCATCACCTCGCTGGATCGTGACGAACTGCCACGTGCCGAAGCGGCCGTGCGCAACCCGCGTGAAAAGCAGCCGATCATCGTGCACAAAGGCTCCCGCCTGGATCGTTTCCCCAGCGCCGAGCAGCTAGACGAGCTGAGCAACAGCAGCCGGCCGCGCAGTGAAAAACCCGCACTGCTGACGCGCAACCGCGAAGAGTAAGCAGCCACGCCAATGAAAAACGCCGCCCATTGGGCGGCGTTTTTGTTTGTGCCGGCAGAGTTAGGATAAACGGCTCAATAGCCCTCTCCCACCCTGCGGGCACCCTCTCCCATAAATGGGAGAGGGTTATCAGCGGGCCGCAAGCGGTCGCTTTCTTTACTGACGAACACCTTCGATCGAGATAATCAGCTCGACGGTTTCCGAAGCCGGGCCGAGATCCATGGAGATATCGAAATCCTTCAGCTTCAGGGTGGTGGTGCCTTCGAAGCCGGCACGGTAGCCGCCCCACGGATCCTTGCCTTCGCCGATGAACTTGGCAGCGATCACCACCGGCTTGGTCACGCCATTGAGGGTCAGGTTACCGGTAACGTCGGCAGTGCCTTCGCCAGTGGACTTGACCG
Protein-coding regions in this window:
- a CDS encoding DEAD/DEAH box helicase: MSFASLGLSEALVRAVESAGYTQPTPVQQRAIPAVLQGRDLMVAAQTGTGKTGGFALPILERLFPGGHPDREQRHGPKQPRVLVLTPTRELAAQVHDSFKVYARDLKFVSACIFGGVGMNPQVQAVAKGVDVLVACPGRLLDLANQKAIDLSHVEILVLDEADRMLDMGFIHDVKKVLAKLPTQRQNLLFSATFSKDITDLAGKLLHNPERIEVTPPNTTVERIEQRVFRLAASHKRALLAHLVTQGAWEQVLVFTRTKHGANRLAEYLDKHGLSAAAIHGNKSQNARTKALADFKANKVRILVATDIAARGLDIDQLPHVVNFELPNVEEDYVHRIGRTGRAGRSGEAISLVAPDEEKLLKGIERMTKQKIPDGDLLGFDASAVEAERPEVREPRQPRNAGQKKQKAEGGDKPKGERNNGGRRDKGKDGGKDQKAKPQQQGQGQNRRGQQPRNQNRGAAPAVPALPPDRDPEEFLDDEIDNFGNRADYVPVQNKPQGRGRRSGGAAGNGAATGQKANSNNRQPRNNAGGNPGTPGKNRRQGGQGGQGRNGGGRGRPAHDGRITSLDRDELPRAEAAVRNPREKQPIIVHKGSRLDRFPSAEQLDELSNSSRPRSEKPALLTRNREE
- the ppnN gene encoding nucleotide 5'-monophosphate nucleosidase PpnN, which produces MLKRSKINASVSPKGSLETLSQREVQQLRETGSGSVYRLFRQCALAILNTGSHSDNAKTILEAYPDFEVKIHQQDRGIRLELLNAPADAFVDGEMIASTREMLFSALRDIVYTQSELENKRIDLDSSEGITDYVFHLLRNARTLRTGVEPKMVVCWGGHSISTEEYKYTKKVGHELGLRGLDICTGCGPGVMKGPMKGATISHAKQRNLKGRYLGLTEPGIIAAEAPNPIVNELVILPDIEKRLEAFVRVGHGIIIFPGGAGTAEEFLYLLGILTHPDNQDLPFPVILTGPKSASTYLQQLHDFIGATLGEAAQQRYSMIVNDPSEVARQMHIGIREVERFRRERNDAFHFNWLLKIDESFQHPFEPTHEAMASLNLTREQPLHHLAANLRRAFSGIVAGNVKENGIRLIEEHGPYEIRGEATIMRPLDRLLQAFVEQHRMKLPGGSAYEPCYQVID
- the ahcY gene encoding adenosylhomocysteinase; translated protein: MESFCMSAAFNDYKVADISLADWGRKELIIAESEMPALMGLRRKYAASQPLKGAKILGCIHMTIQTGVLIETLTALGAEVRWSSCNIFSTQDQAAAAIAAAGIPVFAWKGETEEEYEWCIEQTILKDGQPWDANMVLDDGGDLTEILHKKYPQMLERIHGVTEETTTGVHRLLDMLKAGTLKVPAINVNDAVTKSKNDNKYGCRHSLNDAIKRGTDHLLSGKQALVIGYGDVGKGSAQSLRQEGMIVKVSEVDPICAMQACMDGFELVSPYKNGINDGTEASIDAALLGKIDLIVTTTGNVNVCDAGMLKALKKRAVVCNIGHFDNEIDTAFMRKNWAWEEVKPQVHKIHRTGAGSFDPTNDDYLILLAEGRLVNLGNATGHPSRIMDGSFANQVLAQIFLFEQKFADLSAEKKAERLTVEVLPKKLDEEVALEMVKGFGGVVTQLTKQQADYIGVTVEGPFKPDTYRY
- a CDS encoding ABC transporter substrate-binding protein; translation: MPLLQRQIIATLLLCCLAFTARGETLRLVTDAWAPYVYEENGQATGLDYDISREVLRRLGIDLELQFLPWKRCLLALEQGHADGILDIFHLPEREAQMLFVEEPLSEVEFVLFYARNRPYPYRRLEDLRDLVIGISPGYWYNDETFRTSALFSREEAPTHEANLGKLVRHRVDLVVNDRRAGLYLSTQMGLQQQVDYNRKAVGHDHMYLALRRDPALQQLARDFTRELRRFQREPAYARLQQRYAKPQQPKP
- the metF gene encoding methylenetetrahydrofolate reductase [NAD(P)H], with amino-acid sequence MSQERRYSFEFFPTKTEAGHEKLLNVARQLASYNPDFFSCTYGAGGSTRDRTVNTVLQLDGDVKVPTAPHLSCVGDSKVELRELLNLYRNAGIKRIVALRGDLPSGMGMASGELRYANELVEFIRTETGEHFHIEIAAYPEMHPQARNFEDDIANFVRKAKAGANSAITQYFFNADSYFYFVERVQKLGVDIPVVPGIMPITNYSKLARFSDACGAEIPRWVRKQLEAYGDDIDSIQAFGEQVISEMCERLLAGGAPGLHFYTLNQADPSLAIWNNLKLPR